The following proteins are encoded in a genomic region of Nakaseomyces glabratus chromosome J, complete sequence:
- the MEI4 gene encoding Mei4p (CAGL0J02706g~Ortholog(s) have role in meiotic DNA double-strand break formation and condensed nuclear chromosome localization) encodes MNLSEADWVICIALVKYKLRTISKQNRVYIPLLTDISSFNEDELQYCDLRRHLPSELSKNDKQEELINIFNLMWARRKNWENSLYCCDILLNNRTLLIHLLEDCTHQRLLLHYYGNYRFLLFYLNQQPCTRPTITTEAATISFRCYELIIISYFGLATNYHVTNKGIPNPIKRHLIDGLIFKFIKQELTALITNCPGYLNKSLIIRVQNNMLFLNVCVTSLQKSFIQTVSTIINTMITTRTTVFITNTNVEALMINLVTLLESFVSLLKCHNTKSKTAYARISSETRECKDKRIYAALYKKNFGKYNHSYKLFLKCVDKTVMFLLCLYKKLRFNKKTDQERMSQSTVAIMQQKRKQILAGLLAARKRELLIKYRKIRWL; translated from the coding sequence ATGAATCTCTCTGAAGCCGACTGGGTCATATGCATAGCTTTGGTAAAATACAAACTCAGAACAATTAGTAAGCAAAATAGAGTGTACATTCCCCTTCTAACTGATATATCTTCGTTTAATGAAGATGAGCTTCAGTACTGTGATCTTAGGCGCCATCTACCAAGCGAATTATCGAAAAATGACAAGCAAGAGGAGTTgattaatatattcaacCTTATGTGGGcaagaaggaaaaactGGGAGAACAGTCTTTATTGCTGTGACATACTTTTGAACAACCGAACTCTACTTATTCACCTATTGGAAGATTGTACACACCAGCGATTATTACTCCATTACTACGGTAATTACCggtttttattgttttatttgaatcaaCAGCCATGCACTAGGCCAACTATCACTACGGAAGCAGCTACCATATCGTTTAGATGTTATGAACTGATTATTATAAGTTATTTTGGACTTGCTACCAATTATCACGTTACAAATAAAGGTATTCCGAATCCGATCAAAAGGCATTTGATTGATGGACTCattttcaagttcattAAGCAAGAACTAACTGCATTAATTACCAATTGTCCAGGCTATTTGAACAAGAGTCTAATTATTAGAGTACAGAACAATATGCTTTTTTTAAATGTTTGTGTCACTTCACTACAGAAATCATTCATCCAAACTGTATCCACAATCATCAACACAATGATAACCACTAGAACAACAGTTTTTATAACTAATACAAATGTGGAGGCTCTAATGATAAACCTGGTTACTTTGCTAGAAAGCTTTGTCAGTCTTTTGAAATGTCATAATACCAAAAGCAAAACTGCATATGCCAGAATTAGCTCTGAAACTCGAGAATGTAAGGATAAGAGGATCTATGCTGCTCTATATAAGAAGAACTTCGGAAAATACAACCATTCTTACAAACTGTTCCTAAAGTGCGTGGATAAGACAGTCATGTTTTTATTGTGTTTATATAAAAAGTTGAGATTTAATAAGAAAACTGATCAGGAACGCATGTCACAGTCAACTGTAGCGATAATGCAACAAAAACGAAAACAAATTCTAGCTGGTCTATTAGCTGCACGGAAACGAGAACTACTTATAAAGTACAGAAAGATCAGGTGGCTCTAG